Proteins from one Streptosporangium becharense genomic window:
- a CDS encoding GtrA family protein: MQFLRHAYQRIIALAHELAKFGVIGAIAFVIDTGGTNLLRFGLDVGPLSSKVIATVVAATVAYAGNRYWTFRHREQSGLAREYFLFFVLNAVGLLISLLVIGFVTYTLGLEDPVSYNIAMLIGTGLGTLFRFWSYKKWVFLPGAEPVPPAPNAGSQVNGHVYLLNKAAEDSTSPTRR; this comes from the coding sequence GCCTACCAGCGAATCATCGCCCTGGCCCATGAGCTGGCGAAGTTCGGCGTCATCGGGGCGATCGCGTTCGTGATCGACACCGGCGGCACCAACCTTCTCCGGTTCGGCCTGGACGTGGGCCCGCTGAGCTCGAAGGTCATCGCCACGGTCGTCGCGGCCACCGTCGCCTACGCCGGCAACCGCTACTGGACCTTCCGGCACCGCGAGCAGAGCGGGCTCGCCCGCGAGTACTTCCTGTTCTTCGTGCTCAACGCCGTCGGGCTGCTGATCTCGCTGCTGGTGATCGGCTTCGTCACGTACACCCTCGGGCTGGAAGACCCGGTGAGCTACAACATCGCCATGCTGATCGGCACCGGTCTGGGCACCCTGTTCCGGTTCTGGTCGTACAAGAAGTGGGTCTTCCTCCCCGGCGCGGAGCCGGTCCCGCCGGCGCCGAACGCGGGCAGCCAGGTCAACGGCCACGTCTACCTGCTGAACAAGGCCGCCGAGGACAGCACCTCCCCGACCCGCCGGTAG
- a CDS encoding ATP-binding protein: protein MRRRLLSSTLLVAVIAVLLLGIPLGVAVDRLIEEEATQELSSQAKNLLQEVEYARIKDQPIDDQQLEQKYPDRYIQIYARGTPDQLITVGTAPAESQKMTEDALSESGVYIVVSRDKTEVEHEVRAWLLLILGLAAAALAVAVGLAIVQSRRLTLPLRDLAMIAERLGSGDARPSKHRYGIHELDRVAEVLDRSATRISDLLSREREFATDASHQLRTPLTGLTMRLEEIVAAAHEPAIVKEEGEAAIVQAERLTAVIDELLAAARRQRHAQAEVIELDALLDQQFIEWGPAFRRVGRKLKLAGTRELQALGTSGGISQVVSTLLENSLEHGGGTVTVTTSDKDRSIVIEVADQGPGIPDELAPRVFERNVSGRGGTGLGLPLARALAAADGGRLELVRPRPAAFAFFLRQVGDSGRNRVVSGPA, encoded by the coding sequence ATGCGCCGCCGACTGCTCTCCTCCACTCTCCTCGTCGCGGTCATCGCGGTGTTGCTGCTCGGCATCCCCCTCGGTGTGGCGGTCGACCGGCTCATCGAGGAGGAGGCGACGCAGGAGCTCTCCTCGCAGGCCAAGAACCTGTTGCAGGAGGTGGAGTACGCCCGGATCAAGGACCAGCCCATCGATGACCAGCAGCTGGAGCAGAAGTACCCCGATCGGTACATCCAGATCTACGCCCGGGGAACCCCCGACCAGCTGATCACGGTGGGCACCGCACCGGCCGAAAGTCAGAAGATGACCGAGGACGCGCTGTCCGAGAGCGGCGTGTACATCGTGGTCAGCCGTGACAAGACAGAGGTCGAGCACGAGGTCCGCGCGTGGCTCCTGCTCATCCTCGGGCTCGCCGCGGCCGCCCTCGCGGTCGCGGTCGGGCTCGCCATCGTCCAGTCCCGCCGCCTGACGCTCCCGCTCCGCGACCTCGCGATGATCGCTGAGCGGCTGGGCTCCGGCGACGCCCGGCCCAGCAAACACCGCTACGGCATCCATGAGCTCGACCGGGTGGCCGAGGTGCTCGACCGCAGCGCCACCCGCATCTCCGACCTGCTCTCCCGGGAGCGCGAGTTCGCCACCGACGCCTCGCACCAGCTCCGCACCCCGCTCACCGGCCTCACCATGCGGCTGGAGGAGATCGTCGCCGCGGCTCACGAACCCGCGATCGTCAAGGAGGAGGGCGAGGCCGCGATCGTCCAGGCCGAACGCCTCACCGCGGTGATCGACGAGCTGCTCGCCGCCGCCAGGCGGCAGCGCCACGCGCAGGCCGAGGTCATCGAGCTCGACGCGCTGCTCGACCAGCAGTTCATCGAGTGGGGCCCGGCCTTCCGCCGGGTGGGCCGGAAGCTGAAACTCGCCGGGACCCGCGAACTCCAGGCGCTGGGCACCAGCGGCGGCATCAGCCAGGTGGTCTCCACCCTGCTGGAGAACTCCCTGGAGCACGGCGGCGGCACGGTCACGGTGACCACCAGCGACAAGGACAGGTCGATCGTCATCGAGGTGGCCGACCAGGGCCCCGGCATCCCCGACGAGCTCGCCCCCCGCGTGTTCGAACGCAACGTGAGCGGACGGGGGGGCACCGGTCTCGGCCTGCCCCTCGCCCGGGCACTGGCCGCCGCCGACGGCGGACGCCTGGAGCTCGTACGGCCCCGGCCGGCGGCGTTCGCCTTCTTCCTGCGCCAGGTCGGCGACAGCGGCAGGAACCGCGTGGTGAGCGGCCCGGCCTGA
- a CDS encoding response regulator transcription factor, with product MTCVLLAEDDTSISEPLARALRREGYQVEVSPDGPQALERALSGGIDLIVLDLGLPEMDGLEVARRIRAEGHGTPVLILTARVDEVDTVVGLDAGADDYVTKPFRLAELLARVRALLRRGTSETPVVQGVRIDADSRRAWMGDKELHLTTKEFDLLRVLVRDAGKVVTREQIMREVWDTNWWGSTKTLDMHISWLRRKLGDDAAKPRYITTVRGVGFRFERE from the coding sequence ATGACCTGTGTACTACTCGCCGAGGATGACACCTCGATCTCAGAGCCACTGGCGCGAGCCCTGCGCCGCGAGGGTTATCAAGTTGAGGTGAGCCCCGACGGCCCGCAGGCTCTGGAGCGGGCTCTGTCGGGTGGCATCGACCTGATCGTTCTCGACCTGGGGCTGCCCGAGATGGACGGCCTGGAAGTGGCCAGGCGCATCCGCGCCGAGGGCCACGGCACTCCCGTGCTGATCCTCACCGCCCGGGTCGACGAGGTCGACACCGTCGTGGGTCTCGACGCCGGGGCCGACGACTACGTCACCAAGCCTTTCCGTCTCGCCGAGCTGCTGGCGCGCGTGCGCGCTCTGCTGCGGCGGGGCACGTCCGAGACGCCCGTGGTGCAGGGGGTGCGGATCGACGCCGACTCCCGCCGCGCCTGGATGGGCGACAAGGAGCTGCATCTGACGACCAAGGAATTCGACCTGCTGCGTGTGCTGGTACGCGACGCCGGCAAGGTGGTCACCCGAGAGCAGATCATGCGCGAGGTGTGGGACACCAACTGGTGGGGTTCCACCAAGACCCTGGACATGCACATCTCGTGGCTGCGCCGCAAACTGGGCGACGACGCCGCCAAGCCGCGTTACATCACGACGGTTCGAGGGGTCGGCTTCAGGTTCGAACGCGAGTAG
- the bfr gene encoding bacterioferritin, translating into MQGDKQIIELLNEQLTAELTAINQYFLHAKMQENWGYTKLAKYTREESIDEMRHAEKLTDRILFLEGLPNYQRLGTLHIGQTVAEQLRADLEVELEVVRRIRPAIVLMREKGDHTSARLFEEILEDEEHHIDYLETELGLIDSLGEQLYLARYAEPPSAS; encoded by the coding sequence ATGCAGGGCGACAAGCAGATCATCGAACTTCTCAACGAGCAGCTCACCGCCGAGCTGACCGCGATCAACCAGTACTTCCTGCACGCCAAGATGCAGGAGAACTGGGGATACACCAAGCTGGCGAAGTACACCCGCGAAGAGTCCATCGACGAGATGCGCCACGCGGAGAAGCTGACCGACCGCATCCTCTTCCTTGAAGGCCTGCCCAACTACCAGAGGCTCGGCACCCTCCACATCGGCCAGACCGTCGCCGAGCAGCTCCGCGCCGACCTGGAGGTCGAGCTGGAGGTGGTCAGGCGGATCAGACCGGCCATCGTCCTCATGCGCGAGAAGGGCGACCACACCTCGGCGCGTCTCTTCGAGGAGATCCTCGAGGACGAGGAGCACCACATCGACTACCTGGAGACCGAACTGGGGCTCATCGACAGCCTCGGCGAGCAGCTCTACCTCGCGCGCTACGCGGAGCCGCCGTCGGCCTCCTGA
- a CDS encoding (2Fe-2S)-binding protein, protein MSYLRCALPMLSSSKGRTPVYVCVCRAVTENEVHDCIAAGAKSARQIRDATGAGGDCASCVRKICAILKRSENLMPTA, encoded by the coding sequence ATGAGCTACCTTAGGTGTGCCTTACCTATGCTAAGCTCCTCGAAAGGTCGCACCCCCGTGTATGTATGCGTCTGCCGCGCGGTAACCGAGAACGAGGTGCACGACTGCATCGCGGCAGGAGCCAAGAGCGCACGACAGATTCGTGACGCGACGGGTGCCGGTGGCGACTGCGCTTCTTGCGTGCGCAAGATTTGTGCGATCCTGAAGCGGTCTGAAAATTTGATGCCGACCGCATAG
- a CDS encoding MBL fold metallo-hydrolase, whose amino-acid sequence MIDKVVTSGTFSLDGGTWDVDNNVWLVGSAGEVLIIDAAHDAAAIAERVGDRRVTAIVCTHAHNDHINAAADLAARVDAPILLHPDDRELWEMVHPGRSFTPLADGQVLTAGGIELTVLHTPGHAPGAVCLHAPRLGAVFTGDTLFRGGPGATGRSFSSFDTIIESITKRLLTLPPETVVHTGHGDSTVIGDEAPHLEEWLARGH is encoded by the coding sequence GTGATCGACAAGGTCGTCACCTCCGGCACGTTCTCCCTCGACGGCGGCACCTGGGACGTCGACAACAACGTCTGGCTGGTCGGTTCGGCCGGCGAGGTGCTCATCATCGACGCCGCGCACGACGCCGCCGCGATCGCCGAGCGGGTCGGCGACCGCAGGGTGACCGCGATCGTGTGCACCCACGCGCACAACGACCACATCAACGCCGCGGCCGACCTCGCCGCCAGGGTGGACGCGCCGATCCTGCTGCACCCGGACGACCGGGAGCTGTGGGAGATGGTCCACCCCGGACGGTCCTTCACCCCGCTGGCCGACGGCCAGGTGCTGACCGCCGGCGGGATCGAGCTGACCGTGCTGCACACCCCGGGCCACGCGCCCGGCGCGGTCTGCCTGCACGCCCCGCGGCTGGGGGCGGTCTTCACCGGCGACACCCTGTTCCGGGGCGGTCCCGGCGCGACCGGGCGGTCGTTCTCCTCCTTCGACACGATCATCGAGTCGATCACCAAGCGGCTGCTCACCCTGCCGCCGGAGACGGTGGTGCACACCGGCCACGGCGACTCCACCGTGATCGGCGACGAGGCCCCGCACCTGGAGGAGTGGCTGGCCAGGGGGCACTGA
- a CDS encoding S-(hydroxymethyl)mycothiol dehydrogenase has protein sequence MPYTVQGVVARGKGEPVSLETVIVPDPGPGEAVVTVQACGVCHTDLHYREGGINDDFPFLLGHEAAGVVEAVGEGVTEVAPGDFVILNWRAVCGRCRACLRGRPWYCFNTHNATQKMTLEDGTELSAALGIGAFAEKTLVAAGQCTKVDQAAAATVAGLLGCGVMAGIGAAINTGGVTRGDSVAVIGCGGVGDAAILGASLAGASKIIAVDVDDRKLGWATDFGATHTVNSRQSDPVEAIRELTGGFGADVVIEAVGRPETYKQAFYARDLAGTVVLVGVPTPEMTLELPLLDVFGRGGALKSSWYGDCLPSRDFPMLIDLYLQGRLDLDRFVSETIGLGDVEDAFAKMHRGEVLRSVVVL, from the coding sequence ATGCCGTACACCGTGCAAGGCGTGGTCGCGCGTGGCAAGGGAGAGCCGGTCTCGCTGGAGACCGTGATCGTGCCCGACCCGGGCCCCGGCGAGGCGGTGGTCACCGTCCAGGCGTGCGGGGTCTGCCACACCGACCTGCACTACCGCGAGGGCGGGATCAACGACGACTTCCCGTTCCTGCTCGGCCACGAGGCCGCCGGGGTGGTCGAGGCGGTCGGCGAGGGCGTCACCGAGGTCGCCCCCGGCGACTTCGTGATCCTGAACTGGCGGGCGGTGTGCGGCCGGTGCCGCGCCTGCCTGCGCGGGCGCCCGTGGTACTGCTTCAACACCCACAACGCCACGCAGAAGATGACCCTGGAGGACGGCACCGAGCTGTCTGCGGCGCTGGGCATCGGCGCGTTCGCCGAGAAGACCCTGGTCGCGGCCGGACAGTGCACCAAGGTCGACCAGGCGGCGGCCGCGACGGTGGCCGGGCTGCTGGGCTGCGGGGTGATGGCGGGCATCGGCGCGGCGATCAACACCGGCGGCGTGACCCGCGGCGACAGTGTGGCCGTGATCGGCTGCGGCGGGGTCGGTGACGCGGCGATCCTGGGGGCGTCGCTGGCCGGCGCCTCGAAGATCATCGCGGTGGACGTGGACGACCGCAAGCTCGGCTGGGCCACGGACTTCGGCGCCACCCACACGGTCAACTCCCGCCAGAGCGATCCGGTGGAGGCGATCCGGGAGCTGACCGGCGGGTTCGGCGCGGACGTGGTCATCGAGGCGGTCGGCCGCCCGGAGACCTACAAGCAGGCCTTCTACGCCCGCGACCTGGCCGGGACCGTGGTGCTGGTCGGCGTGCCCACCCCGGAGATGACGCTGGAGCTGCCGCTGCTGGACGTCTTCGGCCGCGGCGGCGCGCTGAAGTCCTCCTGGTACGGCGACTGCCTGCCCAGCCGCGACTTCCCGATGCTCATCGACCTGTACCTGCAGGGCCGCCTGGATCTGGACCGGTTCGTCTCCGAGACGATCGGCCTGGGCGACGTCGAGGACGCCTTCGCCAAGATGCACCGCGGCGAGGTGCTGCGCTCGGTGGTGGTCCTGTGA
- a CDS encoding PH domain-containing protein encodes MGLPDHQMTEGERRIRSFRPHWKRLIVPFLAMILIIVASGAAMFFMPAFEYASYALLAVAVITVGLLTVWSFVPYLRWKNTAYVLTSHRFTISTGVLGKSVDDIPMSKVTTVSADQTLLERMLGCGTLVIESAGDQGRVTLRDIPHIQDVRAELFRALDEAADEELSERGGR; translated from the coding sequence ATGGGTCTACCCGATCACCAGATGACGGAGGGGGAACGGCGCATCCGGTCGTTCCGCCCCCACTGGAAGCGCCTCATCGTCCCGTTCCTCGCGATGATCCTGATCATCGTGGCGTCGGGTGCCGCCATGTTCTTCATGCCCGCCTTCGAGTACGCCTCCTACGCGCTCCTCGCCGTGGCCGTGATCACCGTCGGGCTCCTCACCGTGTGGTCCTTCGTGCCGTACCTGAGATGGAAGAACACCGCGTACGTGCTCACCTCGCACCGGTTCACCATCAGCACGGGAGTGCTGGGCAAGTCCGTCGACGACATCCCGATGAGCAAGGTCACCACGGTCAGCGCCGACCAGACCCTGCTGGAGCGGATGCTCGGCTGCGGCACGCTCGTCATCGAGTCGGCCGGCGACCAGGGCCGGGTGACGCTGCGCGACATCCCGCACATCCAGGACGTCCGGGCCGAGCTGTTCCGGGCGCTCGACGAGGCGGCCGACGAGGAGCTCTCCGAGCGCGGCGGCCGGTGA
- a CDS encoding biotin--[acetyl-CoA-carboxylase] ligase, with the protein MLDSPFTDLDRPPLSEAALNRALVRPGSLWSGIRVVDRTGSTNADLAQAVRDGARQGAVVIAESQFAGRGRLGRVWSVPPRSGLTFSVLLRPDPSPVRQSWLPLLVGLAVASAVRKVAEVDVRLKWPNDLLIGERKLAGVLAERVDSAVVVGVGLNVSVRAEELPVETATSLAVEEAACVDRDPIIRAALREIEAHYREWSEADGDADACGLRAAYLAASATVGREIRVELPGERVLTGTATGIDDAGHLIVASDGKEHTLSVGDVVHVRPHAS; encoded by the coding sequence GTGCTCGACTCGCCCTTCACCGATCTCGACCGCCCGCCGCTCTCCGAGGCGGCGCTCAACCGCGCGCTGGTCCGTCCCGGCTCCCTCTGGTCCGGCATCAGGGTCGTCGACCGGACCGGATCGACCAACGCCGACCTCGCACAGGCCGTACGCGACGGGGCACGGCAGGGAGCCGTCGTCATCGCCGAGTCCCAGTTCGCCGGCCGCGGCAGGCTCGGCAGGGTCTGGAGCGTCCCACCGCGCTCGGGACTGACGTTCTCGGTGCTGCTGCGTCCCGACCCCTCGCCGGTCCGGCAGAGCTGGCTGCCGCTGCTGGTCGGCCTGGCGGTGGCCTCGGCCGTGCGCAAGGTCGCCGAGGTGGACGTCCGCCTCAAGTGGCCCAACGACCTGCTGATCGGTGAGCGCAAGCTCGCAGGGGTGCTCGCCGAGCGGGTCGACAGCGCGGTCGTCGTGGGCGTGGGGCTGAACGTGAGCGTTCGCGCCGAGGAGCTTCCGGTGGAGACCGCCACCTCGCTGGCCGTCGAGGAGGCCGCCTGCGTCGACCGCGACCCGATCATCCGGGCCGCGCTGCGGGAGATCGAGGCCCACTACCGCGAGTGGTCCGAGGCCGACGGCGACGCCGACGCCTGCGGCCTGCGCGCCGCCTACCTCGCGGCCAGCGCCACGGTCGGCCGCGAGATCAGGGTGGAGCTGCCCGGCGAGCGGGTGCTCACCGGCACGGCCACCGGCATCGACGACGCGGGTCACCTGATCGTCGCCTCCGATGGGAAGGAGCACACGCTCAGCGTGGGCGACGTCGTGCACGTGCGTCCGCACGCCTCCTGA
- the fdhD gene encoding formate dehydrogenase accessory sulfurtransferase FdhD, translating into MSRPSEPPGPRPPGIGGHGPDGRSGPTTRARITQVRAGTAVERRDDLATEEPLEIRIQAGGARRTVAITMRTPGHDFELAAGFLYGEGVVSPADVASIAYCTDEDVPPQARYNTVTVRLRGGLPDLPALERHFTTSSACGVCGSASLDALRDRCPSLPPGDDGLRVSPEVLYALPERLRRAQSVFGKTGGLHAAGLFTPLGEAVAVREDVGRHNAVDKLVGWALMGGRLPLGGHLLMVSGRTSYEIMQKALTAGLPVVCAVSAPSSLAVDLAREFGMTLVGFLRGERFNLYSAPERVGV; encoded by the coding sequence ATGAGCAGACCTTCCGAGCCCCCCGGTCCGCGGCCCCCCGGGATCGGCGGGCACGGGCCGGACGGCCGCTCCGGGCCGACCACCCGGGCCCGGATCACCCAGGTCCGGGCCGGCACCGCGGTGGAGCGCCGCGATGACCTGGCCACCGAGGAGCCCCTGGAGATCCGGATCCAGGCGGGCGGGGCACGCCGCACGGTCGCGATCACCATGCGGACCCCCGGGCACGACTTCGAACTGGCCGCCGGGTTCCTGTACGGCGAGGGCGTCGTGTCCCCCGCCGACGTCGCGTCCATCGCCTACTGCACCGATGAGGACGTGCCGCCGCAGGCCCGCTACAACACGGTGACCGTGCGGCTGCGCGGCGGGCTGCCCGACCTGCCCGCGCTGGAGCGGCACTTCACGACCTCCAGCGCGTGCGGCGTCTGCGGCAGCGCGAGCCTGGACGCCCTGCGCGACCGGTGCCCGTCGCTCCCGCCGGGCGACGACGGCCTGCGCGTCTCCCCGGAGGTCCTGTACGCCCTGCCGGAGCGGCTGCGCAGGGCACAGAGCGTCTTCGGCAAGACCGGCGGGTTGCACGCCGCGGGCCTGTTCACCCCGCTGGGCGAGGCGGTGGCGGTCCGCGAGGACGTGGGGCGGCACAACGCGGTGGACAAGCTGGTCGGCTGGGCGCTGATGGGCGGCAGGCTGCCGCTGGGCGGGCACCTGCTCATGGTCAGCGGCCGGACCAGCTACGAGATCATGCAGAAGGCGCTGACCGCGGGCCTGCCGGTCGTCTGCGCGGTGTCGGCGCCCTCCTCCCTCGCCGTGGACCTGGCGAGGGAGTTCGGGATGACCCTGGTCGGGTTCCTGCGCGGGGAGCGCTTCAACCTCTACTCGGCCCCGGAGCGCGTCGGCGTCTGA
- a CDS encoding phosphoenolpyruvate carboxylase: protein MSATVSHQVERSSAVTEMPDELRADVRLLGELLGQVIAEHGGDDLLADVERLRKAVIGARRGKVSVDEITAMVAEWPIDRAVQIARAFTCYFHLANLAEEHFRIRTLRVRDTGEEPLPESLAQAVQELGGEKVADLVGRLRLHPVLTAHPTEARRRAVVTAIQRISTQLSAYNSPERGAAERAETRRRLLEEIDLLWRTAQLRSTKLDPLDEVRTAMAAFDETLFRVVPLVYRALDAALGGGGGTEEPRARAFIRYGSWIGGDRDGNPNVTAKVTRDAVLIQAEHVLIALENATLRIGRSLTLTAAYTPASADLRAALASAENDHPDLVSEMATRSPREPHRQWLMFVAARIAATRQRGLDLAYRSPAELLVDLRVAQESLVAAGARRQAYGELQNLIWQVETFGFHLAELEVRQHSQVHAAALEEIAAGRTSERTEEVLATIRTIAWIQERFGTTACSRYVVSFTRSADDIAAVYALAEHALGERAPRLDVVPLFESGADLAGAPTVLSGMLEIPAVRARLAVDRRLEVMLGYSDSAKELGPAAATLKLYETQEALAAWSAEHGVPLTLFHGRGGALGRGGGPANRAVLAQAPGSVGGRFKVTEQGEVIFARYGHEAIARRHMEQVTSAVLLASTPSIEARTAEAAGRFREVAARVASASEKAYRQLTEAPGFPEWFSLVSPLEEIGSLRLGSRPARRGLGAPRSLDDLRAIPWVFAWAQTRVNLPGWYGLGSGLQAVVSESGLEELRAAYREWPLFASLLDNVEMSLAKTDRDIAARYLALGARDDFVEQVLAEYDLTRRLVLETTGHTRLLENRRVLSRAVQLRDPYVDALSHLQLRALSTLRADEGLSDQDRERLSTLLLLSVNGVAAGLQNTG, encoded by the coding sequence ATGTCCGCCACCGTGTCCCATCAGGTAGAGCGCTCCTCCGCCGTCACCGAGATGCCCGACGAGCTGCGCGCGGACGTGCGGCTGCTCGGCGAGCTCCTGGGGCAGGTCATCGCCGAGCATGGCGGCGACGACCTGCTCGCCGACGTCGAACGACTGAGAAAGGCCGTCATCGGAGCCCGTCGCGGAAAGGTCTCGGTCGACGAGATCACCGCGATGGTGGCCGAGTGGCCGATCGACCGCGCGGTGCAGATCGCCCGCGCCTTCACGTGTTACTTCCACCTCGCCAACCTGGCCGAGGAGCACTTCCGGATCCGCACGCTCCGGGTCCGCGACACCGGCGAGGAGCCGCTGCCGGAGTCGCTGGCCCAGGCCGTCCAGGAGCTCGGCGGGGAGAAGGTCGCCGACCTCGTCGGGCGGCTGCGCCTGCACCCGGTGCTGACCGCGCACCCGACCGAGGCCCGCCGCCGCGCGGTGGTCACCGCGATCCAGCGGATCAGCACCCAGCTGTCGGCGTACAACAGCCCCGAGCGGGGTGCCGCCGAGCGGGCCGAGACCCGGCGGCGGCTGCTGGAGGAGATCGACCTGCTGTGGCGCACCGCCCAGCTCAGGTCCACCAAGCTCGACCCGCTGGACGAGGTCCGCACCGCCATGGCGGCCTTCGACGAGACCCTGTTCCGGGTGGTGCCGCTGGTCTACCGTGCCCTGGACGCCGCGCTCGGCGGGGGCGGGGGCACCGAGGAGCCGCGGGCGCGCGCGTTCATCCGGTACGGCAGCTGGATCGGCGGCGACCGCGACGGCAACCCCAACGTCACCGCCAAGGTGACCCGGGACGCCGTGCTCATCCAGGCCGAGCACGTCCTGATCGCCCTGGAGAACGCCACGCTCAGGATCGGCCGTTCCCTGACCCTCACCGCCGCCTACACCCCGGCCTCGGCCGACCTGCGGGCCGCGCTGGCGAGCGCCGAGAACGACCACCCCGACCTGGTGTCGGAGATGGCCACCCGCTCCCCGCGGGAACCGCACCGGCAGTGGCTGATGTTCGTCGCCGCGCGGATCGCGGCCACCCGGCAGCGTGGGCTCGACCTGGCCTACCGTTCGCCGGCGGAGCTCCTGGTCGACCTGCGCGTCGCCCAGGAGTCGCTGGTGGCGGCCGGGGCCAGGCGGCAGGCGTACGGGGAACTGCAGAACCTGATCTGGCAGGTGGAGACGTTCGGTTTCCACCTGGCCGAGTTGGAGGTCCGCCAGCACTCGCAGGTGCACGCCGCCGCGCTGGAGGAGATCGCCGCGGGACGCACCTCGGAGCGGACCGAGGAGGTCCTGGCCACGATCCGCACCATCGCCTGGATCCAGGAACGGTTCGGCACGACGGCCTGCTCCCGTTACGTCGTCTCCTTCACCCGCTCGGCCGACGACATCGCCGCGGTGTACGCGCTGGCCGAGCACGCGCTGGGCGAGCGGGCGCCGAGGCTGGACGTGGTCCCGCTGTTCGAGTCGGGTGCCGACCTGGCCGGAGCCCCCACCGTGCTGTCGGGCATGTTGGAGATCCCGGCCGTCCGGGCCCGGCTGGCCGTCGACCGGCGGCTGGAGGTCATGCTCGGCTACTCCGACTCCGCCAAGGAGCTCGGCCCGGCCGCGGCGACCCTGAAGCTCTACGAGACCCAGGAGGCGCTGGCCGCCTGGTCGGCCGAGCACGGCGTGCCGCTGACGCTCTTCCACGGCCGGGGCGGGGCGCTCGGCCGGGGCGGCGGCCCGGCCAACCGCGCCGTCCTCGCCCAGGCGCCCGGGTCGGTCGGCGGCCGGTTCAAGGTCACCGAGCAGGGCGAGGTCATCTTCGCCCGCTACGGCCATGAGGCCATCGCCCGCCGCCACATGGAGCAGGTCACCTCGGCGGTGCTGCTGGCCTCCACGCCGTCGATCGAGGCGCGCACCGCCGAGGCGGCGGGACGCTTCCGCGAGGTGGCCGCGCGGGTCGCCTCCGCCTCGGAGAAGGCCTACCGGCAGCTGACCGAGGCGCCCGGCTTCCCGGAGTGGTTCTCCCTGGTCAGCCCGCTGGAGGAGATCGGTTCACTCCGCCTGGGCTCCCGCCCGGCCCGGCGCGGGCTCGGCGCACCCCGCTCCCTGGACGATCTGCGGGCCATCCCGTGGGTGTTCGCCTGGGCCCAGACGCGGGTCAACCTGCCCGGCTGGTACGGCCTGGGCAGCGGCCTGCAGGCGGTGGTCTCCGAGTCGGGCCTGGAGGAGCTGCGCGCCGCCTACCGGGAGTGGCCGCTGTTCGCCTCACTGCTGGACAACGTCGAGATGTCGCTGGCCAAGACCGACCGGGACATCGCCGCCCGGTACCTGGCGCTCGGCGCCCGGGACGACTTCGTCGAGCAGGTCCTCGCCGAGTACGACCTGACCCGCCGTCTCGTCCTGGAGACCACCGGCCACACCCGCCTGCTGGAGAACCGCCGGGTCCTGTCGCGTGCGGTGCAGCTGCGCGACCCGTACGTGGACGCGCTCTCCCACCTGCAACTGCGCGCGCTGTCCACGCTCCGCGCCGACGAGGGGTTGTCCGATCAGGACCGGGAGCGGCTGTCCACGCTGCTGCTGCTGTCGGTCAACGGCGTCGCCGCCGGTCTGCAGAACACCGGCTGA
- a CDS encoding ABC transporter ATP-binding protein yields the protein MDVIEAVRTRGLVKRFGQQVAVGGVDLVVPRGSFAGLVGPNGAGKTTTLSMVTGLLRPDEGQVLVDGADAWRDQVAVKSRIGVLPEGLRLFERLSGRELLSYNGQLRGIPAAEVEQRAEELLRVMDLTDSADKLVVDYSTGMRKKIGLAAALLHNPAVLFLDEPFEGVDPVSANTLVEVLRRYTASGATVVFSSHVMELVERLCDWVSVMNRGRIVAQGPLDEIRAGRSLNEAFLGLVGARGDGGGSGEEGLSWLGATSA from the coding sequence ATGGACGTGATCGAGGCGGTACGCACACGAGGACTGGTCAAGAGATTCGGGCAGCAGGTGGCCGTGGGAGGCGTCGACCTGGTCGTGCCGCGCGGCAGCTTCGCCGGGCTGGTCGGTCCCAACGGAGCCGGGAAGACCACCACGCTGAGCATGGTCACCGGCCTGCTCCGCCCCGACGAGGGCCAGGTCCTCGTCGACGGCGCCGACGCCTGGCGCGACCAGGTGGCGGTCAAGAGCCGCATCGGCGTGCTCCCCGAGGGGCTGCGGCTGTTCGAGCGCCTGTCCGGCCGGGAGCTGCTGTCCTACAACGGCCAGCTCCGCGGCATCCCGGCGGCCGAGGTGGAGCAGCGGGCCGAGGAACTGCTGAGGGTCATGGACCTGACCGACTCGGCCGACAAGCTCGTCGTCGACTACTCCACCGGCATGCGCAAGAAGATAGGGCTGGCCGCCGCGCTGCTGCACAACCCCGCGGTGCTCTTCCTGGACGAGCCGTTCGAGGGCGTCGACCCGGTCAGCGCCAACACGCTGGTCGAGGTCCTCCGGCGCTACACCGCCTCCGGCGCGACGGTCGTCTTCTCCAGCCACGTCATGGAGCTCGTCGAGCGCCTGTGCGACTGGGTCTCGGTGATGAACCGCGGCCGGATCGTCGCCCAGGGGCCGCTGGACGAGATCCGCGCCGGCCGCAGCCTCAACGAGGCGTTCCTCGGCCTGGTCGGTGCCCGCGGTGACGGCGGCGGCAGTGGAGAGGAGGGGCTGTCGTGGCTGGGCGCGACCTCGGCGTGA